The genomic interval TTGTCTGTTACATCTTTAGGTGCTACAAATAGCGCAGGATTAAAAATGTGATATTTAATGAAACAGTTAGCTCGTGAAAAAATACTCACCAGTTGATTTTGGTATGCTGTCACTCCAATGAAATTTGTCTCTGGAAAGGTGAAGGTTTTCATCTCCTCGGACTTGAGATTAATTACAGAAGCTGTGTGGTCACGTTTACGAATAATATGCACTCGAGGCTGGTATTTATGCATAGAATTAAGAATGAGCTGCAATGTTCAAAAACAAGGCAAATCACCAAACGTGCCATATAGAACAAAAATCGTAGGATAGTTTGAAGTAAGACGAGCAGTTTGCAAATTGGAATGATGCCCCCGATTGCGTAGGATTCTGAGCTTCTTATGGCCCCAaaagttaattatttttcaattggATGTCAACTTTCTTCAAGTTTTATGGGTTTTTGGAAGCTGAAGCACCATGAATGCTCAAGAACTAATATTTCGTTGATGTACGAACCGCTCTCTGTGAGCTGTTCTGAAACTGTGTGCCCTAGAAGAGAGACAAATTGTGTACAAAGTGGTTTGGATTTAAGGTGCTATGAATGTTGAATCAAAGAGATAAAATTATTCCTCAGACCAGGAGAGATTATAGAAGCTCCTTCTGAAGTactaaatgaaaaagaaaacggtTTACTTACATGTCCGTTACGGTCGCCATCGTTGTTGGTCAGTTTAACTTTTTCAAATGATATGATCTGTTTCAACAACTGCTCGCCAGTAAAAGGCGAATCAGGGTGCATGTAGAGTCTTACAGGCGCTGGTGGATCAGCTTTACCCGCCACAAGCCAAGTTGAACGGTGATAGGCGTATCTGTAGCGTTTGTCATCAACAGGCACTATATCCATTAAGACCATATAGTTTGCTTTGGGGTTAACACCGTTCACAGATATTCTTAATGTGGGAAACATGCGCCTGCGAAAAAGAGAATTACTCTCAGTAATTGTTTGGAAAGTAGATGTTAAGGGCGCACTCAGAATATGTGGTTATTTCTGTTATGGGTCTGGCAAATTAAATCATCGACATTGCACCTTAACATCACTTATCAGAtgagaaatcaaaactttcagTCCAGTGGTTTGTGTGAGTGAATGTGATAATTTACACGGTAGGAAGCATCAATAAAGAGCCGTACGTATGTTTATGCAAACGCATAGATGCTGTTTATAAAACAGCTTGTTATCTTTTTAACAACTTTGATTTCCGGCACCGATTTACAAGCGGTTAGCGTAAAGATCAGTTGGTGGCACTGCACAAAAAGCATAGGCTTTTCCAGGTCAGCGCGCCACAGACGACTCACAATGCACTTCACCTTCCAGCCTTAGTAATGATCATTTCAGTTCCAAGTTCACTAAATCTCTCCCATAACTCTTTTCCTTCCAATTCAACGGTTATGTTTCTCAGTTCGTCCTTAGAAGGGTTTTCGTACTCATTCCCGCTTTCTTTGTCTTCGATGGTTTCTTCGCTTGACGAAGACTTCATCCTCTTTGCCGGCGGTGGTTGAGTAGTTTCTTCTTCAGAAAAACTCTCCGCTCTGTCTTTTGGAGACAATTTCGGATCTAGAgaatgaaatgattaaaaaatacatatatttaGCTGTGACCCTTAAATAATGCTTCGAACCAACTCTCTGAGGCACTCAAAATTTGCGCCACTTTGTCAGAATCTCAAAACGGATGACTTAGCTGATAAGTGCGTCAAAATACTTGTGTCGTTTTATGCTCTTACCAAAATCGCCTCGATCATCTCTAGAGGACATCAGAGAGGCTATAGAGAAAGCATTTGCCTTCATTGAAAGAGACGGTGAAGACTCCATTAAGACTCGTAGTATACTTCACAGACAGTGTATTCTCGTTTGTCGCACCCTTTTCACGCAAGCTGCTAAGTTCTTTGGCAAACAGGCAATAAACAGCAATTAATACTTTGATGACAGCCTTGGTATTTTGTCAATTGGGAAAAGCACTGGGACGAGACCGCATCCCAGAATAGCGTAGTCATATGCCATTCACTTTGATACTCAACATAGCACATACGGAACTTATCAACTAGTTGGTTCAGATAAACATGAGCTACGAAACTCTGATTCTAATGACATCAAGTTGTCCTGCAGAAAAGATGGCAGATTGACTTATCAAGGAACATGACcgtgtttatttgttttgatgtcTTAGGAAGTGAATTGACCTTTCTAGGGTATATTAGGTTATTGTTTAACTTGTTTTACCCTTGACTCGGAATATTAACACTTCTCAGAGATAGCAGTATGAGGCTAGCTCGCAGCCCCACAAGGCGAAGTCGATGTCGTGCACTCGTTCAGTAAAAGGTTTGTGTTAAGCGGAGTTGAGAGGCAAGATTAGGCCTCTCCTCATATGATGAAAGATGATGGCACCCAATCTTAAATCTAGCAATCAAATCTATGGACCATTAACTGCCCTGAAATAAATCGAAAGTTTACAACGGCACCTTTAAAGAGAGTCTCCAGAAATCTTAAATTTCTAGGAAATGTTAGGTTTTTGATTGGTTTAGTTTTGAATTATGGAATTCATTCCGGTGGTGATGACCTTCGTAAAGATAACAACTTTACACTgtttaaacttttgtttgtttgcttcgataGTTGACGGAAATAGGTTGCTCCCTCTGATCGGTTTATTCGTTTTAGGATTGTATAAGATCGGCCGGCGCAAATCAGACAGTTTTATGGCGGATTTGCCTAACGCTGTATGCATTCCAACAATAGCCTTGAACAGGAGGAGTAAACTTATGTCTTTCTCATTCAACAATACGTGCAATTATAGTGAGAGAAAGATTCTTAGTTCTGTTGCTGCTCCAATTCTCAATAAAAACCTCAAAATCTTATGCAGTTTTATTCACTTCTCATCTCTGGCAGTCCTtcttaaatattaattattttacgTTGTAACAAACAAAAGTGTGTGTTATCGATTGAGAGGAGAAAGGCTGTTGACAAGGCGAAATTATTTTCCCACGCTGATGAGTATTCCCTATCAGAGCTGAAGAAAGCACAGAGGTGCCGACGAAATCTATTCAAAgtattgaaaagcttttgattaGGTTAGCTGCTTaagacaaagaaacatttcattcctttcgtgatgagaacaaagatcTTCATCTGATAGCAGTACCAACTCGACACATCTGGATTTGCGGGTAGGCCTGAAATTACTCAACTTCCTGAGGTGACATTGTTCATCAACGTCGATGGTCTTTGTCAAACTTCGTTCTTAATGGAAATGCCGTTCTTGAAGAACCACATTCCTCACATTTTTCGTGAGATCTGTTTAGCTCTGTAAAAAGGGTGAGTAATCCTCCACGCTGGTAAAGTCACACGTCCCTCTTGACCTGTGTTGAACCAATCTAGGCCTACATGAAATCAAACACCATTCACACCGTTCACTTAATTAGCTTAATATACTGATAAGAATCTAGATAAGTGTCGCATTAACATGAATAGGAACTCATTATTTCAATAGGTATTCGATTACAGTCTAGCTTTTTTGCGCTCACGACATGCACACGAAAATAAAGTAAATCCTTGCGGTTGACAAGTCTGGTGGCTGAAGAATTATTCAAGTTCAGGTAAACTGACAGAGAAGACAACTAAAGAACTTGTTCTGAGACCTTAGCCACCTAATTTTGTATGGTAGAGTGATTCAGTCTGGTCAATAACGCAAGCATTAAGCAtttatgtgttttaaaaatcACTATCTTCGCCTAAAGCACCCATCCTGTAAACTATCGCCATATGTGTTCAAAAGGATGGACACCTATCCGTTGTCTTTCATCGCTCAATTAAGCTGTTTATTTATCAATCGTACCATGTTTTTCAAAGACGTGGGTTGTGAACCGCCCGTGAAGAGGCCACAGTGTTATTCAACATGAGCTTGTTACACTATTAAAGAAATATAAGTCGACGGCTGCATGTACACATCGGTCGGTGTTATTTCAACAGTATCGTATATcgaacaagtttttttcaatattttgtggTCCTTTATCCTAGACTTTAAGAAACCGATACGACACTTAGATGAACATTTCAGAACATTTTGATATTCCGGAAAAATTAGAGTAAAATAAAGTAAACTACATGAAGAGAAGGCCGTCATGAATAAAGTGAAACAGCGGAAGCATATAATGATATAATGACAACAATAGGTCAAAGTAAGTGCACAAAACGAATAAAAACAGCGTTTGGTTGATCTGTACTTGGCAGCGTGATTTCTGTTATTTTAGCTGTTTAAGTATTATGAACATGTGTTGATCTGTTGACGGAATTTGACTGGTAACGACAAGAATTTAGTTGTCTGATAGGACATCTTCATTTGTATCTTCAAAGTGCTATGGCGTAatcaacaataaaaaataaatgatttgcaTGATGTGCAACAAAGATAACAGATAATTCTACTGATTTCCAACTGATGACAACCTTTTTCCGTGTGCTTGACTAAAATTACCCCGCGATAAGCTTCAATTCTAATGTACCAAAACAGAATTGCGGAAATATTTGATGCTAGATTGTTCGTCAAGATGGGTGCCAACTTTGAAGACGATATCAGCGCTCAGCACAGAAACCTATGGAGAAGTCTATGTCCGTCTGACTTCGACAAGCTACTCCCCCAGGAGAACAGTTCCGCTTGAAACAGATAAATCTGATTTTCTCGGAATTGTTATGATTAGTTTTAAATACAGGCCTATGTGTAAAGCCGTGAACAATTCACTTATCGAATTGTGAAAACCCGGCGTAATTCAATTATATCTTAAAACACTAAGAGtgtgatacattttttttttcaattttgcattaAGACGAAACATTCGAGACATTTTAATTATCTGTCTATCTACATCGTatactctttttcttaacaAACAACTAAGCTGACTACACGCTTTTGAAATTGTCTGAGGACTGCAAATTTCAGAGCTCAAGTTCTTTCAAATCCCCCTTTGAATTTTGATGGCAAATC from Pocillopora verrucosa isolate sample1 chromosome 14, ASM3666991v2, whole genome shotgun sequence carries:
- the LOC131779607 gene encoding T-box transcription factor TBX20-like; amino-acid sequence: MESSPSLSMKANAFSIASLMSSRDDRGDFDPKLSPKDRAESFSEEETTQPPPAKRMKSSSSEETIEDKESGNEYENPSKDELRNITVELEGKELWERFSELGTEMIITKAGRRMFPTLRISVNGVNPKANYMVLMDIVPVDDKRYRYAYHRSTWLVAGKADPPAPVRLYMHPDSPFTGEQLLKQIISFEKVKLTNNDGDRNGHLILNSMHKYQPRVHIIRKRDHTASVINLKSEEMKTFTFPETNFIGVTAYQNQLITRLKIDSNPFAKGFRDSSRLIPVERDCFHDGHPPSMVTDPLYPSLSFPLIPQLGVNNRYQLPKIGCRSQDKATFFQTGCPPPSPAIPRVPFTGVLSPFHQQGLPNLLSSISSPKPMGALEVPPLPPYSVHGDFAGSTLPFF